From the genome of Anaerolineae bacterium, one region includes:
- a CDS encoding lysylphosphatidylglycerol synthase transmembrane domain-containing protein, which translates to MHIKKNIIISLVLGILLSGLALYLSFRKVPFADLATYLTTINYFWILPSVFIAIISFVIRTIRWRFILGAAHTVSFWQAFHPMMIAFMLNCILPGRIGELARPAILRKKDNIPFSTGLATVAVERLFDIILLILLSITVFAFIHIDPALDISFGKYHLNRETLVAIGAGIFKLSVALIAGIIIISFSAFRKILKRLIMALPSLFFFMGSDFRNRMQERICTPLTGFLENFALGFVLIKNPKKVGICIVLSIIIWSLAALSYYVMALGCPGIRLSYFEIMVVMIIICLFIALPSVPGYWGLWEAGGVFALSLFGISAKDALGFILVNHVIQIAPIIIIGLVSAMIMGVNVWQLQKVSSCHDDDT; encoded by the coding sequence ATGCATATAAAAAAAAACATAATTATTTCTCTGGTTCTGGGAATATTATTGTCAGGATTAGCCCTTTATCTGTCATTTAGAAAGGTTCCGTTTGCCGATCTTGCAACCTATTTGACAACAATAAATTATTTTTGGATATTACCATCTGTATTTATCGCCATAATTAGTTTTGTTATAAGAACCATTAGATGGCGGTTTATCCTTGGGGCGGCTCACACAGTAAGCTTTTGGCAGGCATTCCATCCGATGATGATTGCATTTATGTTAAACTGCATCCTTCCCGGCAGGATAGGCGAGTTGGCAAGGCCGGCAATTCTGCGGAAAAAGGATAATATTCCATTTTCTACAGGCCTTGCAACGGTCGCGGTAGAAAGGTTGTTTGATATAATTCTTCTGATACTGCTTTCAATAACTGTATTCGCGTTTATTCATATAGATCCGGCGCTTGATATTTCCTTTGGCAAGTATCATCTGAACAGAGAAACACTGGTAGCTATCGGCGCGGGCATCTTCAAACTGAGCGTAGCCTTAATTGCCGGAATAATAATAATCAGCTTTTCCGCTTTCCGAAAGATTTTAAAAAGATTGATAATGGCATTGCCGTCTCTATTTTTTTTTATGGGCAGTGATTTTAGAAACCGGATGCAGGAAAGAATTTGTACACCTCTTACAGGTTTTTTAGAAAATTTTGCCTTAGGTTTTGTTCTGATTAAGAATCCAAAAAAGGTGGGTATTTGCATTGTGCTGTCAATTATTATATGGAGCCTTGCAGCTTTATCATATTATGTAATGGCGCTTGGCTGCCCAGGCATACGGCTTTCATATTTTGAGATCATGGTGGTCATGATAATTATCTGCCTGTTTATCGCTCTTCCGTCCGTACCCGGTTACTGGGGGCTCTGGGAAGCAGGAGGAGTGTTTGCCCTTTCTCTTTTCGGGATTTCGGCAAAGGACGCCCTCGGCTTTATACTTGTAAACCATGTAAT